The Nodosilinea sp. FACHB-141 nucleotide sequence AGCAGATGCACTAGGCTGCTCGAAAAGACCAGCAGCAGAGTGATTGCTACCAGCCAGGGCAGCAGTCGACGGGCCTTAAAGGATTTAGCAGGGGAATAGGTCACAGGTATGGCAGGTAGGGGCAGAGTGCAGTCGGGCAAAACCTCTAAACATAGCGCCTGAAGTGCCGTTGCTTCTAAAGTCTAGCGATCTGACTGCTGAGACAAGTCGCCTATGTCCCCAGGCTTAACCTTTTTTTAGGACGGCGATCGCGTTGATGGCCTCTGCGTTGGCTAAACCAACCCTGCCTACCGATAGATTGTCCTACCGTCATGCTTGGGTTGACCTGCGATCGCAATAATATCTCCCCAGCCAATTGTCAACTTTTAATAAGCCCGTGCGGAATGCCCGTAATTTCACGGAAGTTACCTGGGAAACCTAACAGGCAATAGCCCTCCCACGGTGCCCCATCTATGAGCGAATACACAGGCATGACCCCCACAGTCATCATTGGCGTGGGGGGCACTGGCAAAGAGATTCTGATCAAAATTCGCCGCATGATCGTGGAGCAGTATGGCTCCCTCGACGCCCTGCCGATCGTCTCGTTTTTGCACATTGACACCGAGCAAAATGCCAAGGTTTCCGAAGCCCAAACGGTCTTAAAACAAGATATTTCCCTGCGACCCATCGAGCAGGTGTGGGCCAAGGTCGAAGATGCCAAGGCCATTCTCAACAAGCTGTCGGCCTACCAATATTTAGACGAGTGGTTCCCCAGCGAGCTCAAGGGCACCGACTCAATTTTGTCTGGAGCGGGGCAAATTCGCGCCCTAGGGCGGTTTGCCTTTAGCCTCAACTACCCCCTGATCAAGGACTATTTCACTAAGGCCAAGGGGCGCATCGTCGGCCACGAGAAATTCATGCTCGATCGCTGGAAGGTGCAGCTCGACAAGGGCATCAACATCTTCGTGGTCTGCTCGCTCTCCGGCGGCACCGGCTCCGGCATGGTGATGGACCTGGCCTACAACCTGCGCGACTGGGTGCCAGTGTCAGAGCTGCCCCAGACCAGTGCATTCCTGGTGCTGCCAGGGGCCTTTTCGGGATTGGGCGATCGCGTCATTGCCAATGCCTACGCTGCCCTGATGGAGCTGAACCACTACAGCCGCGGCGACACCCGATTTGATGCTCAGTACAGCGACAGCCAGAGCGATCGCATCACCAGCCAGAGTGGCCTCGATGTGCCCTTCAACTTCACCTACCTAGTGGGCAACAGCAACGACAAAGTCACCTTTCCTACCCTGGGCGACGTGCTCGAAATGGTGGCCCAGAACGTGTTTCTCGACTTTAGCTCCGGCTTTAGTCAGTACAAAAAGCTGGTGCGCGACAACGTCCGCAAGCACTGGGCCAGCCCTGACGCCTTGGGCTATCCGCAAAATTTCATGAGCTTTGGCCTCTCCAGCATTCAGTTTCCGGTGGAACGGGTGCTGAACGCCTGCTCGGCCCGCCTGGCCGCCAAACTAGTGGACTGGTGGAGCAACCCCACGCCCGCTCCTGCGGCGATGTCCGACCTGATTCGCACCGAAATTCTCCCCGGTCTGTTTCTAGCCGAATCAGAGCATGACCACCAGGTGATCGACAGCATCAGCATGGGCGACAACAAAAAGCCCTACGCCAAGGAAGTCGCCGACTGGGTGGCGGGGGTGCGCAAGCGCCGCAACGACCTGAATATTCCCTTTGAGAATTTGCAGCGGTTTATTTCCAACGAGCAGGAAAAATATTCTCCCCACTTCAACGACACCGGCACCGACCCCAAGCGCTGGAGCGACTACTTCCAGAAAATGTGGGACAACCTCAGCTGGCTAATCCCCGAAAAGCGCAAGGAGCTGCGCGCCGCGGTCTACCTGATGGTGGAAGATCGCTTCCGGGGGCCAAAGTTCACCCGCCAGTTTCTGGAAGTCTTGATTGAGGTGTTTGCCGACTTTCGCAGCAAATTTGACCAAGACCGACAGAAATACTGGCTACCCCGCGAGCGATCGGCCCAAAACGCCCTGCAAACCCTGCTGAAGCAGATCGACGACCACGCCAAGCAGATGATGATGCTCAACCGCAAGAAAGTCATCGAAGACGACTTTCAGGGCATTATGCAGGCCCTAGAGCAGATTTACGTCTCTAAGGTCGAGGTCAAAGCCCGCACTTTGGGGGTGATGCTGCTCGACGGCCTGCGCGAAGAAATTGACCAGCTCCTGGTCGACCTCACCGCCTTTGAGACAGTGCTGAGCAACGTCCAGGTCGAGCTGAAGGATAAGGAGCGCGTCTACACCCGGGAGACCGGCGGCCTGACGGTCAACGGCATTTTGCTTTACGACGAGAAGGAAATCGACGCCGCTTACCGCAAAACCGTCGCCGACCAGGAAGAAACCCTCTGCCAAACCCTCTCCCAGCAGGTGCTCGAAGAACTGCGGGTGCGCCTGTTTGACCTCTACCCCTACGACGCCCTCAAGACCAAGGACCTCTACGAGCGGTTGCTGGGTCAGGCGATGGATGTGTTTCGCCGCCGCAGCCAGCTCGACATCTCCACTGCCCGCAAATTTCTGGAGCAGTACCCTACTGTTGAGATGCAGGAGGCCCAGATCAAAACCACCTTCGAGAAGTCGGAAGCCTTTTTGCGCCTCAGCCAGGAGCAAAAGAAGCTGGGCTGGGACGACAAGCTAGAGAAGTACCAAAAGCTGGTTGGCATCCAGGGCGGCAGCAAGCCTACGGATCCAGCGGTCTCAGCCCTACTGCCGATGATTCGCAAAACTAGCACCGTCACTGACAAAGAAATTCGTCCCCTCAACGACCCCTACCACATCTACTTTGTGCAAGAGACAGGGGCCTTCCCCCTGCGGCTGATCGAGGGCATGGAGCGGATGCGATCGCTCTACCGCGCCGTCAGCCAAGCCGACCATAACCCCCTGCACACCCACCAAGACTATCGCCAGTTTGGCGACGTCATGCCCGAAACCAGCAACGAGCGCCAGGCTCGCTACAACCTGATGCTGGCCAACGCCCTGGGTCTGGTGCGCCGCGAAGACAACCGCGTCACCGGCTTTGCCGAGGTCAAATTTACCTACCGCGACAAGCTCACCGGCTTTGACAAAACCGAGGTCATGGGCGCCACTTGGGAAGAAGCGGAAGACTTTTTGCTCACCGACCAAAACCGCCGCTTGACCGAGACCCTAGACAACGCCATTCGCGCGATCGGCGAACAGGCCGCCACCAAACCCCAAAAGCAAGCCCTCTACACCCAGGTAATGACCTACCTGCAACAACAGGAGCAAACGATTCCGGGCGGCTCCGACAGCGACGACTACAAGCGCATCCAGGCCGCCATTTCCAACTTCGTCACCACCCACCGCCTCTTCATCCCCTCGGATGCCCCCGCTACCCCCTCACCCACTACTCCACCACCCGTCACGACATCACCGTCTCCCGCGCCGCCGCCTCCCGCCCTTGATTCCGAGAACTTAGTCAAATACGCCAAGCTAGTCGAGACCTGCTACCGGCGAGGCAATCCCTCGCCCACGGAGCTAGAACTGCTGGAAAAATTTCGGGTGAAGTACGGGGTCTCGGTGGCCGATGCCAATGCGATCGCCGCCCAATACCAACCCCAAAACACCATCGAGCAAGCCGCCGCTGAATATGGGTTGATGTTCCGCGCCTTCCTCGACAACGACGGCGAAGTTGACCTAGAAGAGCAGGCCCAACTGCTCGACCTCCAGGAAGAACTCGGCCTCACCAACGAACAGGTTGCCACCATCGAAGACAACGTGCGCGCCGAAATGAACAGACCGTAGGCAGAAAGTTTTGAATGTTGAGTTTTGAGTTCTTGGCATGTCCTAACTGGACAGCGCGCTAGCAGAATCCGACGAAACTCTCTTTGGTGTTGGGTTTCACTCCGTTGTACCCAACCTACTCGACTGCTTAAACTCAAAACTTAAAACTCCTCCCACAACCCATCCACTCCCTACCCATTCACCCATTCGCCATGACCGACAGCTTCAACCACGTCACCTGCCCCAAATGCGGCTACGAAGAAAACACCACCACGGCCCAGAAGTGTGAAATCTGCGGCCAACCCTTGAAAAAGAGTAAGTCCATAGCTCCCATCATCGCGGGGATTGGGGCGGCTATCTTTCTAGCAGCACTGGGCTTTACGGGCTACAACGCCTTTGTACGCAAAGATGCGCCGCAGGCTCCGGTTGCGGTGCCGACTACCCCCGCCGATCCCGCCGCCGCTGACTCTGGCACAACCTCTACTGCCGCTACACCGACGACCACCCTAGGCCAGCCTGCTGATGTGGCTAATGCTCTGAGCTGGGGCGATCGCGTCCTCTTTACCGATACCTCTAATGCCGACATGCAAGCCGGGGCTGCCGCCTACGCTTCGGGTGACTATGCCGCAGCCGCTGCTCGCTTTGAGGCTGCCCGTCAGGCCGTTCGCAACGACCCCGAAGCGCTGATCTACCTCAACAACGCTCGGATTGGGGCTAATCCTGCCTTGGGCCTCGCTGCGGTGGTACCCATTGGCGACAGTCCCAACACCGCCCGCGAGCTTCTACGGGGGGTAGCCCAGGCCCAGGATGAGGCGATCAAGGCTGGCACCCCCGTGAAGGTGCTGATTGCTAACGACCAGAACAATGCCGGTCAGGCTGCCGCGATCGCCAATGCTCTAGTCCAAGACCCCGATGTTGTTGGCGTCATCGGCCACGGCACCAGCACTACTACCTTGGCGGCCGCGCCCGTTTACCAGCAGGGGCAGCTACCAATGATCTCCCCTACCAGCACCACCACAGAGCTGACCACAGTGCCCAGGGAGGGTGGCAATTTTGTGTTTCGGGTGATTCCCAGTGATCAGTTTACGGGCACCACCCTGGCCCGCCACATGCTCACCCTGGGCAAGAGCAAACCCATCGTTTACTACAACTCCCAAAGCTCCTACAGTAAGTCGCTGCAAGATGCGTTCTCCACCACCTTGGGCCTAGAAGGGGGACAGGTGGTTAAACTGGTTGATCTCTCCCAGGGCAATCCAACGACGGAGCTGCAGGGCAGCGGGGCTGATGCCGTAGTGCTGCTGCCCGACTCGGCCACCTTTGATGCGGCGATCGCAGTCGCCCAGCTCAACAATGGCCAGCTGCCGGTGCTAGCTGGCGATGCTTTCTATCGCATTGATGCTCTAGAAAAGGGCGGGGCCAGCCTCACCGGCACCGTAGTCACCGTCCCCTGGCATCCGCTCAAATCGGCCCCACCTTTTGCCCAGACTGCCTCTGGCCTCTGGGGTGGTGATGTCAACTGGCGCACGGCCCTCAGCTACGACGCGTTTCAGGTGTTGAGTTCAGCCCGCACCGTAGGAAACGTAGCTCCCGACAGTGGTACCTCAGGGCGAACTGCGCTCGGTCAGGCTTTGGCCACGCAAGGGTTTTCCGCCAATGGATCAACAGGAGCAATTAACTTTTTGCCGTCGGGCGATCGCAATACCACCGTCCTGCTAGTCGAGGTTAAACCCGGTACCCGCTCAGGCACCGGCTTCGACTTCGTGCCTCTGCCGTAGAGGGGTAGGGAGTAAGGAGTAAGGGGTTTAAATAAACTTGAGAAACATTGACCCCTTACCCAACCCATCTACCCCTTACCCATCTACCCCCCCAAGGCTGCCGCGTCGCGCCCGCATGCGCAAAAATTCTCTAGGTAGCCCGCCGTCTCTAGCTTTCAGCTCTAAATCGGCTGCCCTGTTCCTAAAACTGGCTGGTTGAGCAGATCTGGATCTCTCCAATACAGGCAAGCAATTCCCAAGAGCAGGAGTAGCGTTGCTCCCAAAAGCCATAGGGGCCAGCGGAGCTGAGCGTTGGGAGGCAGGCCCATAACAACCTCATATCGCGTTTTGCTAACTCTACCCTGGTCTAGAGCAGCCCTGAGGAAGTTCTCTACACAAGGGCTCAACAACGGCGCGGGCGCAGGTTGTTACAATTTTTAAGGGCTTTTGAAAATGAATTTTGCCCTAACGCTGACGTTATGAGGCTCAAGCAAGATAATGGCGATTAATTGCGCAGTAGACTGTAAAGACGGCTGTGTGCTGGGGAACGACTGCCCCAACCTGAAATACACCGCCGAAGCGACAAAATTTATTTCGGACACCTCCCTTGATGAGATGCTTGAAATGGCCGACGAGGCCGTGCGACGCAGAATGATGGAGCGTGCCTCTCAGCCGCCTAAATGGGTACTGCCGGAGGATTAGACGACTCTGACAGGCTAGTTTGCGATCGCCCCATACTGGTCACAAGGTAGCCCTGTGCTATCGTGTGACAAGCAAGTTGTTAGTTGCATTACCGGCTTGGCTTAGTCCTTAGTTGAGTACATCTCCTTGATAACTTTCTACTTTTTCTCTCTCTATTTGGAGATGTATCCATGTCGATTTATGTAGGGAATTTGGCCTTCAGCGCCACCCAAGACCAGATCACCGAGGTCTTTGCTGAATACGGTGCTGTCAGCCGGGTTAGCCTGCCCACCGATCGTGAGACCGGTCGTCCTCGTGGTTTTGCCTTCGTCGAAATGGAAAGCGAAGCCGATGAAGACAAAGCCATCGAGGCCCTCGATGGTGCTGAGTGGATGGGGCGCGACCTCAAGGTCAACAAAGCTCGCCCCAGAGAGTCGCGTGGCGGTGGTGGTGGCGGTGGCGGCGGTGGCTGGAATAATAGCCGCGGTCGCTAGATAACTGGGTATGGCCAAAGCTCTTGGCCATACCTTAGCCTACGGGCTTTCGAAGTGGGGTATCGCGCTCAGCGATATTCAGTGGTTTTAGGCTGACGCTACTAGAGCGCTGCTTTACCCGCGTTAGCAAATTTTTAGGAGAACTAATGGCCCAGGTTGTATTGGGAGAAGACGAAAACATTGAATCGGCCCTACGACGCTTTAAGCGAAAGGTTGCCCGGGCCGGCATTTTTTCGGATATGCGAAAAAATCGCCACTTTGAAACCCCGATCGAAAAGAAAAAGCGCAAGACCATC carries:
- the rpsU gene encoding 30S ribosomal protein S21 — its product is MAQVVLGEDENIESALRRFKRKVARAGIFSDMRKNRHFETPIEKKKRKTIARQKQRRWGSKR
- a CDS encoding RNA-binding protein gives rise to the protein MSIYVGNLAFSATQDQITEVFAEYGAVSRVSLPTDRETGRPRGFAFVEMESEADEDKAIEALDGAEWMGRDLKVNKARPRESRGGGGGGGGGGWNNSRGR
- a CDS encoding tubulin-like doman-containing protein produces the protein MSEYTGMTPTVIIGVGGTGKEILIKIRRMIVEQYGSLDALPIVSFLHIDTEQNAKVSEAQTVLKQDISLRPIEQVWAKVEDAKAILNKLSAYQYLDEWFPSELKGTDSILSGAGQIRALGRFAFSLNYPLIKDYFTKAKGRIVGHEKFMLDRWKVQLDKGINIFVVCSLSGGTGSGMVMDLAYNLRDWVPVSELPQTSAFLVLPGAFSGLGDRVIANAYAALMELNHYSRGDTRFDAQYSDSQSDRITSQSGLDVPFNFTYLVGNSNDKVTFPTLGDVLEMVAQNVFLDFSSGFSQYKKLVRDNVRKHWASPDALGYPQNFMSFGLSSIQFPVERVLNACSARLAAKLVDWWSNPTPAPAAMSDLIRTEILPGLFLAESEHDHQVIDSISMGDNKKPYAKEVADWVAGVRKRRNDLNIPFENLQRFISNEQEKYSPHFNDTGTDPKRWSDYFQKMWDNLSWLIPEKRKELRAAVYLMVEDRFRGPKFTRQFLEVLIEVFADFRSKFDQDRQKYWLPRERSAQNALQTLLKQIDDHAKQMMMLNRKKVIEDDFQGIMQALEQIYVSKVEVKARTLGVMLLDGLREEIDQLLVDLTAFETVLSNVQVELKDKERVYTRETGGLTVNGILLYDEKEIDAAYRKTVADQEETLCQTLSQQVLEELRVRLFDLYPYDALKTKDLYERLLGQAMDVFRRRSQLDISTARKFLEQYPTVEMQEAQIKTTFEKSEAFLRLSQEQKKLGWDDKLEKYQKLVGIQGGSKPTDPAVSALLPMIRKTSTVTDKEIRPLNDPYHIYFVQETGAFPLRLIEGMERMRSLYRAVSQADHNPLHTHQDYRQFGDVMPETSNERQARYNLMLANALGLVRREDNRVTGFAEVKFTYRDKLTGFDKTEVMGATWEEAEDFLLTDQNRRLTETLDNAIRAIGEQAATKPQKQALYTQVMTYLQQQEQTIPGGSDSDDYKRIQAAISNFVTTHRLFIPSDAPATPSPTTPPPVTTSPSPAPPPPALDSENLVKYAKLVETCYRRGNPSPTELELLEKFRVKYGVSVADANAIAAQYQPQNTIEQAAAEYGLMFRAFLDNDGEVDLEEQAQLLDLQEELGLTNEQVATIEDNVRAEMNRP
- a CDS encoding ABC transporter substrate-binding protein, with the protein product MTDSFNHVTCPKCGYEENTTTAQKCEICGQPLKKSKSIAPIIAGIGAAIFLAALGFTGYNAFVRKDAPQAPVAVPTTPADPAAADSGTTSTAATPTTTLGQPADVANALSWGDRVLFTDTSNADMQAGAAAYASGDYAAAAARFEAARQAVRNDPEALIYLNNARIGANPALGLAAVVPIGDSPNTARELLRGVAQAQDEAIKAGTPVKVLIANDQNNAGQAAAIANALVQDPDVVGVIGHGTSTTTLAAAPVYQQGQLPMISPTSTTTELTTVPREGGNFVFRVIPSDQFTGTTLARHMLTLGKSKPIVYYNSQSSYSKSLQDAFSTTLGLEGGQVVKLVDLSQGNPTTELQGSGADAVVLLPDSATFDAAIAVAQLNNGQLPVLAGDAFYRIDALEKGGASLTGTVVTVPWHPLKSAPPFAQTASGLWGGDVNWRTALSYDAFQVLSSARTVGNVAPDSGTSGRTALGQALATQGFSANGSTGAINFLPSGDRNTTVLLVEVKPGTRSGTGFDFVPLP